From the Spiroplasma alleghenense genome, one window contains:
- the rnc gene encoding ribonuclease III — MEIKEFLKKFNIIPINIKIYEEAITHNSYANEKRAGYTYQRLEFLGDAILQMYVSLHFFKNFPREKEGVLTKYRSNSVREETLAEISRGINLGKIIRLGIGEINSKGYEKNSILADVFESFTAAIYLDQGEKVLNNWLNQTMLKFISEPGFMEKNIDFKSELQELLQAENRHDLVYKVIDSKQTSQNRTIYKVALYLEDVKYGVGEGFSKQEAEQMSAKDCLLKLKK; from the coding sequence ATGGAAATTAAAGAATTTTTAAAAAAATTTAACATAATTCCTATCAATATAAAAATATATGAAGAAGCAATCACTCATAATTCATATGCAAATGAAAAAAGAGCGGGTTACACTTACCAGAGACTCGAGTTTCTTGGGGATGCTATTTTGCAAATGTACGTAAGCTTACATTTTTTTAAAAACTTTCCAAGGGAAAAAGAGGGAGTTCTAACCAAATACCGTAGTAATTCAGTTCGAGAAGAAACTCTAGCTGAAATTTCTAGAGGTATTAATTTAGGAAAAATAATTCGCCTTGGAATTGGAGAAATTAACTCTAAAGGTTATGAAAAGAATAGTATATTGGCTGATGTTTTTGAGTCATTTACAGCAGCGATTTATCTAGATCAAGGTGAAAAAGTGCTTAATAACTGATTAAATCAGACAATGTTAAAATTTATTTCTGAACCAGGTTTTATGGAAAAAAATATTGATTTTAAATCTGAACTACAAGAACTTTTACAAGCGGAAAATCGTCATGATTTAGTTTACAAAGTGATAGATTCAAAACAAACTTCACAAAATCGTACAATTTATAAAGTAGCGCTTTATTTAGAAGATGTTAAGTACGGTGTTGGGGAAGGTTTTTCAAAACAAGAAGCAGAGCAAATGTCTGCTAAAGATTGCTTGTTAAAATTAAAAAAATAA
- the plsX gene encoding phosphate acyltransferase PlsX, with the protein MKTIAFDVMGSDLGLSPAIGAALKILNEKKDLKITLVGNKTEIEEELKKQKLASKLVDRYEIFPTTEVIKMTDGILEIRRKKDSSMAKAIQIVEQGNANAIVTGGSTASFIAGCHFILKEFEGVKRPGFMPTIPTVIEDKVVLLLDVGANIENDPEDLLDFAIMATAYSQSTKGIAKPLVGLLNIGEEKSKGKELQIETYKLLSENPKINFYGNIEPREIISGDVDIIVTDGFTGNITLKAIEGMGKKLLTEIKKAVTKGPFRKIAALSLKPAFKEVASKFDYKNHAGAILLGINKIAFKSHGSSDLRSFHATLRMTYEAIENDVDNKLRKSLKEFKGS; encoded by the coding sequence ATGAAAACAATAGCATTCGACGTAATGGGTTCAGATTTAGGGCTATCTCCAGCAATTGGGGCAGCCTTAAAAATTTTAAATGAAAAAAAGGATTTAAAAATTACATTAGTGGGGAACAAAACTGAAATTGAAGAGGAACTGAAAAAACAAAAATTGGCTAGTAAATTAGTTGATCGTTATGAAATATTCCCAACAACTGAGGTAATTAAAATGACTGATGGAATTTTGGAAATCCGCCGTAAAAAGGACTCATCAATGGCAAAAGCTATTCAAATCGTTGAACAAGGAAATGCAAACGCAATTGTGACCGGAGGAAGTACTGCAAGTTTTATCGCTGGTTGTCATTTTATTTTGAAGGAATTTGAGGGAGTAAAACGTCCAGGATTTATGCCAACAATTCCAACTGTCATAGAAGATAAAGTCGTGTTATTACTTGATGTGGGGGCAAACATCGAAAATGATCCAGAAGATCTGCTTGATTTTGCAATAATGGCAACAGCCTATTCTCAATCAACAAAAGGTATTGCAAAACCTTTAGTGGGTTTACTAAATATTGGTGAAGAAAAATCTAAGGGAAAAGAATTGCAAATCGAAACATACAAACTACTATCAGAAAACCCAAAAATCAATTTTTATGGTAATATTGAACCCCGAGAAATTATTTCAGGAGATGTTGATATTATTGTTACAGATGGTTTTACTGGAAACATTACTTTAAAGGCAATCGAAGGTATGGGTAAAAAACTGCTGACTGAAATTAAAAAAGCTGTAACTAAAGGACCATTTCGTAAAATCGCAGCTTTAAGTTTGAAGCCAGCATTTAAAGAAGTTGCATCCAAGTTTGACTATAAAAATCACGCTGGAGCTATTCTTTTAGGTATTAACAAGATAGCTTTTAAATCGCATGGATCAAGTGATCTACGTTCGTTTCATGCTACCCTAAGAATGACTTATGAGGCAATTGAAAATGACGTCGATAACAAATTAAGAAAATCTTTAAAAGAATTCAAAGGAAGTTAG
- a CDS encoding DAK2 domain-containing protein — MKNVKLLKTMINSGANNLYNNYPYIDKLNVFPVPDGDTGTNMNLTVSNAYSEINKAEFSSFKELMQKFSRGLIMGARGNSGVIFSQIMKGFYKGMEDAEELNVETWKKSFASAKEVAYSAVMKPVEGTILTVIRETSDAVQKLDNNVSEKDFWNTVVEAATISLNNTPNLLQALKDVGVVDSGGYGLVKFFEGMQNVVTKEKVIARKKKLETNDGGNLSLDIEDSEFGYCTEAVVMLTSEWISKMKVDSVRQQLSEYGNNSIVAVKDEDILKIHTHALNPGQVLTFLQQFGDFNSIKVENMSLQADRQVKGTKETGHSQIKNARNLVNDFATIAVVPSEGIYKYFKNELNVDYVINGGSKMNPSTTDFMKAIEAVDAKTVFILPNNSNVIMAAKQAKELEKKSKVFVIPTKTIPQGMVSFLNYDPGETPRKNESNLNRVIKEVISFSVSTAARDSLVDNINIKAGQKMGMIDGKIVYSGPTIKSVFDKVLAKNISNKTEILTIFSGTDASANDINDLRKFLDENFDVEYEIVEGGQEIYDFIIGIE; from the coding sequence ATGAAAAATGTAAAACTGCTTAAAACTATGATAAATAGTGGAGCAAACAATTTGTATAATAACTACCCGTACATTGATAAATTGAATGTTTTTCCAGTTCCAGATGGAGATACAGGAACAAACATGAATTTAACTGTGTCAAACGCTTATTCAGAAATAAATAAGGCAGAATTTAGTAGTTTTAAAGAACTAATGCAGAAATTCTCAAGAGGGCTAATAATGGGGGCTAGAGGTAACTCAGGAGTTATCTTTTCTCAAATTATGAAAGGTTTCTATAAGGGGATGGAAGATGCAGAAGAACTTAATGTTGAAACATGAAAGAAAAGTTTTGCTTCTGCAAAAGAAGTCGCTTATTCAGCTGTTATGAAGCCTGTTGAAGGAACAATTTTAACAGTAATTAGAGAAACAAGTGATGCAGTCCAAAAATTAGATAATAATGTATCGGAAAAAGATTTTTGAAATACAGTAGTTGAAGCTGCCACAATTTCTTTAAACAATACACCAAATCTTTTACAAGCTTTAAAAGATGTTGGGGTTGTGGATAGTGGTGGTTATGGTCTTGTCAAATTTTTCGAAGGTATGCAAAATGTAGTTACAAAAGAAAAAGTAATCGCACGTAAGAAAAAATTAGAAACAAATGATGGTGGAAATCTATCATTAGATATTGAAGACTCTGAATTTGGTTATTGTACTGAAGCGGTTGTAATGTTAACAAGTGAATGAATTAGCAAAATGAAAGTGGACAGCGTCCGTCAACAACTTTCAGAATATGGTAACAATTCAATTGTGGCTGTTAAGGATGAAGATATTTTAAAAATTCATACGCATGCCCTAAACCCAGGACAAGTATTGACATTTTTACAACAATTTGGAGACTTTAATTCAATTAAGGTTGAAAATATGAGTCTTCAAGCAGACCGTCAGGTTAAAGGTACTAAGGAAACAGGGCATTCACAAATTAAAAATGCTAGAAATCTTGTTAATGATTTTGCAACAATCGCTGTTGTACCATCAGAGGGAATCTATAAGTATTTTAAAAATGAGTTAAATGTTGATTACGTAATTAATGGTGGTTCGAAAATGAACCCTTCAACAACCGACTTTATGAAGGCGATTGAAGCAGTTGATGCAAAAACAGTATTTATCCTTCCAAATAACTCAAACGTTATTATGGCAGCTAAGCAAGCTAAAGAACTTGAAAAAAAATCAAAAGTCTTTGTGATACCAACCAAAACAATTCCGCAAGGAATGGTGTCATTCTTAAATTATGATCCTGGAGAAACTCCAAGAAAGAATGAATCTAACTTGAATCGAGTAATCAAAGAAGTTATTAGTTTCTCGGTTTCAACTGCAGCCCGAGATTCTCTGGTCGATAATATCAATATTAAAGCCGGTCAAAAAATGGGTATGATAGATGGTAAAATCGTTTATTCTGGACCAACAATTAAATCAGTTTTTGATAAAGTTTTAGCAAAAAATATTAGTAATAAAACTGAAATATTAACTATTTTTTCAGGAACAGATGCTTCGGCAAATGATATCAATGACTTAAGAAAATTCTTAGATGAGAACTTTGATGTTGAATACGAAATTGTCGAAGGTGGACAAGAAATTTACGACTTCATAATAGGTATCGAATAA
- a CDS encoding Asp23/Gls24 family envelope stress response protein: MSNLMNEGTLKVINEAVITIPGLMSFAEVNKESGLVLATKEIDKAIEVSITEKIHRLKIHIILLNGVNIKDVATEVQIRVKYELEKLSNFTNSYYVDVVVDALAK, encoded by the coding sequence ATGAGTAATTTGATGAATGAGGGTACTTTGAAAGTTATCAATGAAGCGGTAATTACAATTCCAGGTTTAATGTCTTTCGCAGAAGTTAACAAAGAAAGCGGACTGGTCTTGGCCACTAAGGAAATTGATAAAGCTATTGAAGTATCGATCACCGAAAAAATACATAGATTAAAAATTCACATAATACTATTGAATGGAGTAAACATTAAAGATGTTGCTACTGAAGTACAAATTCGAGTTAAGTACGAATTGGAAAAACTATCTAATTTTACTAATAGTTATTATGTTGATGTTGTTGTTGATGCGCTTGCAAAATAA
- the rpmB gene encoding 50S ribosomal protein L28, producing the protein MARKDSLTGKGPLSGNKRSHALNATRRKWNLNLQKVKVMDENGTMITLKVSARTLRTLKKNEKLV; encoded by the coding sequence ATGGCTAGAAAAGATAGTTTGACAGGAAAAGGTCCACTTTCAGGTAATAAAAGATCGCATGCTTTAAATGCAACAAGAAGAAAGTGAAATCTAAACCTTCAAAAAGTTAAGGTTATGGACGAAAATGGAACTATGATTACATTAAAAGTTTCTGCTAGAACCTTGAGAACTTTAAAGAAAAACGAAAAATTAGTTTAA
- a CDS encoding thiamine diphosphokinase: MNNQVGIVVTYESDINFEKFPNAYFIGVERGCLDLIKKKVKIDLAISDFDHVDESELALIKQNALKTTVLDPEKDYIDGEIAIQEALKLGIKKIIYVSKPNIRHDMNLANLFFAFKYDVDVLSDKSLITILKQGKNNVAFDKYQDYTYISFVANKTSSLTIKGLKYEASNLQIDPYSLQAISNCFIPYQDGMIECNEDIAMIMTK, encoded by the coding sequence ATGAATAATCAAGTTGGAATAGTTGTGACCTACGAAAGTGATATTAATTTTGAAAAATTTCCAAATGCTTACTTTATTGGAGTTGAAAGGGGTTGCTTAGATTTAATTAAAAAGAAGGTTAAAATTGATTTGGCAATATCAGATTTTGACCATGTTGATGAATCTGAACTGGCTTTGATTAAGCAAAATGCTTTAAAAACAACAGTTTTAGACCCTGAAAAAGACTATATTGATGGGGAAATTGCAATTCAAGAAGCTTTAAAATTAGGAATTAAGAAAATCATTTATGTATCCAAACCCAATATTAGACACGATATGAACCTAGCGAATCTATTTTTTGCCTTTAAGTATGATGTTGACGTACTATCGGATAAAAGTTTAATTACGATTTTAAAACAAGGTAAGAATAATGTTGCTTTTGATAAATACCAAGATTATACTTATATTTCTTTTGTGGCAAATAAAACATCTAGTTTGACAATTAAAGGTTTAAAATACGAAGCATCAAATTTACAAATAGATCCTTATAGTTTACAAGCTATTTCTAATTGCTTTATTCCTTACCAAGATGGAATGATAGAATGTAATGAAGATATTGCAATGATTATGACAAAATAA
- the rpe gene encoding ribulose-phosphate 3-epimerase → MKKYIIAPSVLSANFWDLKKDLTQIKELGVSWIHYDVMDFDFVPNLTFGPKILEDIKANIDLNVDIHFMIKNKQKQLIDFLNPFIKCQPQMMTMHFESLSEPQINEFIQICHKNNIKASLAINPDKKINQIERYLSKLDNVLVMSVFPGFGGQKFDSRAIENISQLRTIIDGQKLNLTIEVDGGINEETASLVKKAGIDIMVAGSYLFGQSDIKKRLELLQANE, encoded by the coding sequence ATGAAAAAATATATTATTGCACCTAGCGTTTTAAGCGCAAATTTCTGGGATTTAAAAAAAGATTTAACCCAGATAAAAGAGTTGGGAGTCTCATGAATTCATTATGATGTTATGGATTTTGACTTTGTTCCAAATCTAACTTTTGGACCCAAAATATTAGAAGATATCAAAGCAAACATTGATTTGAATGTTGATATTCACTTTATGATAAAAAATAAGCAAAAGCAGTTAATTGATTTTTTAAATCCATTTATCAAGTGTCAACCACAAATGATGACAATGCATTTTGAATCCTTGTCTGAGCCTCAAATCAATGAATTTATTCAAATATGTCACAAAAATAATATTAAGGCTAGTTTGGCAATAAACCCGGATAAAAAAATCAATCAAATTGAAAGATATTTATCAAAGCTAGATAATGTTTTAGTTATGAGTGTTTTTCCTGGTTTTGGTGGTCAAAAATTTGATTCAAGAGCGATAGAAAATATCTCACAACTAAGAACCATAATCGACGGTCAAAAACTCAATTTAACAATTGAAGTTGATGGTGGAATTAACGAGGAAACTGCTTCTTTAGTAAAAAAAGCTGGAATTGATATTATGGTTGCTGGAAGTTATCTTTTTGGTCAAAGTGATATTAAAAAAAGACTGGAGCTTTTACAAGCAAATGAATAA
- the rsgA gene encoding ribosome small subunit-dependent GTPase A codes for MSQGLVIKIVSEYCYVLSDEKIYECKAVGILRHQKLKLTVGDKAEFEILDEINLKGSISGFESRKNLLHRPRIANIDQVIIITSVANPKFASYILNKYLAFVEIIGIKPVLAFTKTDLIDSNDPVIKEINSYKNIGYEIFLINNKITSDSDWKRFKTIFKDKISVFTGQTGAGKSTTLNHLIPGLMEKTQEISKALNRGKHTTTKNELFPVDGGYIADTPGFSSFELSEVNCSELAQSYSFFKINLGKCKFRDCLHLKSAPGCFIKDAVEKKQFPEFIYTDYLKMLEEIKLIEGGRKF; via the coding sequence ATGTCACAAGGTTTGGTTATAAAAATTGTTAGTGAATATTGCTATGTTTTAAGTGATGAAAAAATTTATGAATGCAAAGCTGTCGGAATTTTGAGACATCAAAAGTTGAAATTAACTGTTGGTGATAAAGCTGAGTTTGAAATTCTAGATGAAATAAATCTTAAAGGTTCTATTTCTGGTTTTGAGTCAAGAAAAAATCTGTTGCACCGACCAAGAATTGCCAATATAGATCAAGTTATCATCATTACCTCTGTTGCCAATCCCAAGTTTGCCAGCTACATCCTCAATAAATATTTGGCTTTTGTTGAAATTATTGGAATTAAACCAGTATTAGCGTTTACCAAAACCGATTTAATAGATTCAAATGACCCAGTAATTAAAGAAATAAACAGCTATAAAAATATTGGTTATGAAATATTTTTAATTAATAATAAAATTACTAGCGACAGCGATTGAAAGCGGTTTAAGACCATCTTCAAAGATAAAATTTCAGTATTTACAGGACAAACAGGAGCTGGTAAATCAACGACCCTAAATCATCTAATTCCGGGTCTAATGGAGAAAACCCAAGAAATTTCAAAGGCTTTAAACCGAGGTAAACATACAACAACAAAAAATGAATTATTTCCAGTTGATGGAGGCTATATTGCAGATACACCTGGTTTTTCATCTTTTGAATTAAGCGAAGTTAATTGTAGTGAGCTTGCTCAAAGTTATAGTTTTTTTAAGATAAATTTAGGAAAGTGCAAATTTAGAGATTGCCTACATTTAAAATCAGCTCCGGGATGTTTCATTAAAGATGCTGTTGAAAAAAAACAATTCCCCGAATTTATTTATACAGATTACTTAAAAATGCTTGAAGAAATCAAGTTAATAGAAGGCGGTAGAAAATTTTAA
- a CDS encoding serine/threonine-protein kinase, whose product MKEYKKGDLIAGRYNVVKPIGKGGMASVFEAEDVFTKERVAVKAIAEAMVVKDTAQMRFDIEKEAFAKLGQNPNVVKLYDVIQNGADWFIVLELINGGTLKDRLLDFGPMTLPELKHNFSQICNALIEAHEIGIIHRDIKPDNVLLTKSGQVKLGDFGISIMMDEESQESSKAIGTPKYMPPEIIAHQKPTPLSDMYSLGIMLYELTTGQAPFLGKTPEIIAAKHVKEIPTPPININSNIPVSLNNLILQSIEKNPEDRLANVTEFRNRLMLIGTENDIKAKPWKSNKNVIIKTNKSPKKVIKIGNNYDKLPKFLKPQFLTFYVLVALFLVVGLIIVYALI is encoded by the coding sequence ATGAAGGAGTATAAAAAAGGTGACTTAATTGCTGGACGATATAATGTTGTCAAACCAATTGGTAAAGGTGGAATGGCATCGGTTTTTGAAGCAGAAGATGTTTTTACCAAAGAAAGAGTGGCTGTAAAAGCCATTGCTGAGGCAATGGTTGTTAAAGATACGGCTCAAATGCGTTTTGATATTGAAAAAGAAGCTTTTGCAAAACTTGGCCAAAACCCTAATGTTGTGAAACTTTATGATGTTATTCAAAATGGAGCTGATTGATTTATAGTTTTAGAACTTATCAACGGAGGGACTTTAAAGGACCGTCTTTTGGATTTTGGCCCAATGACTTTGCCAGAATTAAAACATAATTTTTCTCAGATTTGTAATGCCTTAATTGAGGCACACGAAATAGGGATAATTCATCGAGATATTAAACCAGATAATGTTTTATTAACTAAGTCAGGTCAAGTAAAACTTGGAGATTTTGGTATTTCTATTATGATGGATGAAGAAAGTCAAGAAAGTTCAAAAGCAATTGGAACTCCAAAATATATGCCCCCAGAAATAATTGCTCATCAAAAACCAACTCCGCTAAGTGATATGTATTCGCTAGGAATTATGCTTTATGAGCTTACAACTGGACAAGCCCCATTCTTAGGTAAAACCCCAGAAATAATTGCAGCAAAGCATGTAAAAGAGATTCCAACACCTCCAATTAATATTAATAGTAATATTCCGGTTTCTTTAAACAATTTGATTCTTCAATCTATTGAAAAAAATCCTGAAGACCGCTTAGCAAATGTTACAGAATTTAGAAACAGATTGATGTTGATTGGAACTGAAAATGATATTAAAGCTAAACCTTGAAAATCTAATAAAAATGTCATTATCAAGACCAATAAATCGCCAAAAAAAGTGATTAAAATTGGTAATAACTACGATAAATTGCCTAAGTTTTTAAAACCACAATTTTTAACTTTCTATGTTTTAGTTGCCTTATTTTTGGTTGTTGGACTTATTATAGTTTATGCGCTAATTTAA